One Microbacterium sp. W4I20 DNA window includes the following coding sequences:
- the glnA gene encoding type I glutamate--ammonia ligase: protein MFKDSSEVLSYIKENDVKFLDIRFTDLPGVQQHFNIPASTVDEGFFTEGQLFDGSSIRGFASIHESDMQLIPDVTTAYIDPFREASTLVMIFDIYNPRTGEIYSKDPRQVAKKAEKYLTSTGIADTAFFAPEAEFYIFDDVRYSVTAGESFYKVDSEEAAWNTGREEEGGNLANKTPYKGGYFPVSPVDKTADLRDDITLKLIDAGFILERSHHEVGTAGQQEINYRFDTMVHAADDILKFKYIVKNTANEWGKVATFMPKPLYGDNGSGMHTHQSLWADGKPLFYDEAGYGQLSDVARWYIGGILAHAPALLAFTNPTLNSYHRLVKGFEAPVNLVYSAGNRSAAIRIPITGSNPKAKRIEFRAPDASGNPYLAFAAQLMAGLDGIKNRIEPHEPVDKDLYELPPEEAKGIPQVPNSLLDSLDALAEDHQFLLEGGVFTKELIETWISYKYENEILPMAQRPHPFEYELYFGV, encoded by the coding sequence ATGTTCAAAGATTCGTCCGAGGTACTGAGCTACATCAAGGAGAACGACGTCAAGTTCCTTGACATCCGCTTCACCGATCTCCCGGGTGTGCAGCAGCACTTCAACATTCCTGCATCGACGGTCGACGAGGGATTCTTCACGGAGGGTCAGCTCTTCGACGGCTCCTCGATCCGCGGCTTCGCGAGCATCCACGAGTCCGACATGCAGCTCATCCCCGATGTCACCACGGCGTACATCGACCCGTTCCGCGAGGCGAGCACCCTCGTGATGATCTTCGACATCTACAACCCGCGCACCGGCGAGATCTACTCGAAGGACCCGCGTCAGGTCGCCAAGAAGGCGGAGAAGTACCTCACGTCGACCGGCATCGCCGACACCGCGTTCTTCGCCCCCGAGGCCGAGTTCTACATCTTCGACGACGTGCGCTACTCGGTCACCGCGGGCGAGAGCTTCTACAAGGTCGACTCCGAGGAGGCCGCCTGGAACACCGGCCGCGAGGAAGAGGGCGGAAACCTCGCCAACAAGACCCCCTATAAGGGCGGCTACTTCCCCGTCTCCCCCGTCGACAAGACCGCTGACCTGCGCGACGACATCACCCTGAAGCTGATCGACGCCGGGTTCATCCTCGAGCGCTCGCATCACGAGGTCGGCACCGCCGGTCAGCAGGAGATCAACTACCGCTTCGACACGATGGTCCACGCGGCGGACGACATCCTGAAGTTCAAGTACATCGTCAAGAACACCGCCAACGAGTGGGGCAAGGTCGCGACCTTCATGCCCAAGCCGCTCTACGGCGACAACGGCTCCGGTATGCACACGCACCAGTCCCTGTGGGCCGACGGCAAGCCGCTGTTCTACGACGAGGCCGGCTACGGCCAGCTCAGCGACGTCGCTCGGTGGTACATCGGCGGCATCCTGGCGCACGCGCCGGCGCTCCTCGCCTTCACCAACCCGACCCTGAACAGCTACCACCGTCTGGTCAAGGGCTTCGAGGCACCGGTCAACCTGGTCTACTCGGCCGGAAACCGTTCCGCCGCGATCCGCATCCCGATCACGGGCTCCAACCCGAAGGCCAAGCGCATCGAGTTCCGCGCACCTGACGCCTCGGGCAACCCGTACCTCGCGTTCGCTGCGCAGCTGATGGCCGGCCTCGACGGCATCAAGAACCGCATCGAGCCGCACGAGCCGGTCGACAAGGACCTCTACGAGCTTCCCCCCGAGGAGGCCAAGGGCATCCCGCAGGTCCCGAACTCGCTGCTGGACTCGCTCGACGCACTGGCGGAGGACCACCAGTTCCTCCTCGAGGGCGGCGTGTTCACCAAGGAGCTCATCGAGACCTGGATCTCGTACAAGTACGAGAATGAGATCCTGCCGATGGCGCAGCGCCCGCACCCGTTCGAGTACGAGCTGTACTTCGGCGTCTGA
- a CDS encoding RimK family alpha-L-glutamate ligase, whose translation MKIAVLSRAPQAYSTQRLRAAALQRGHNVKVLNTLRFAIDLTADEPDLHYRGRQLSDYDAILPRIGNSITYFGTAVVRQFEQMDVYTPNTANGISSARDKLRANQILSRHNIAMPPTAFVRNRADVRPAIERVGGAPVVIKLLEGTQGIGVILAPQVKVAEAIIETLHSTKQNVLIQKFISESRGRDIRALVVGDRVVAAMRRSAAGDEFRSNVHRGGSVDAVELDPVYERAAVRSAQIMGLRVAGVDMLEGEDGPLVMEVNSSPGLQGIETATKLDVAGAIIDYIAGQVAFPEIDVRQRLTVSTGYGVAELMVHGAVDLVGKTLGEAGLWERDITVLTLHRGVSVIPNPRKHVVLEAEDRLFCFGKLDEMRSMVPERRRRRAKVRRLPRQPLSE comes from the coding sequence GTGAAGATCGCAGTGCTCTCCCGTGCGCCGCAGGCGTACTCCACCCAGCGACTGCGTGCAGCCGCGCTCCAGCGCGGTCACAACGTCAAGGTCCTGAACACCCTGCGCTTCGCGATCGACCTGACCGCGGATGAACCCGACCTCCACTACCGGGGACGGCAGCTCAGCGACTACGACGCGATCCTGCCGCGCATCGGCAACTCCATCACGTACTTCGGCACGGCCGTGGTGCGCCAGTTCGAGCAGATGGACGTCTATACGCCCAACACCGCGAACGGGATCTCGAGCGCGCGCGACAAGCTCCGCGCCAACCAGATCCTGTCGCGGCACAACATCGCGATGCCGCCCACCGCCTTCGTCAGGAACCGGGCGGACGTGCGTCCGGCGATCGAGCGCGTCGGCGGGGCGCCCGTCGTGATCAAGCTCCTCGAGGGCACGCAGGGGATCGGAGTCATCCTCGCGCCGCAGGTGAAGGTCGCCGAGGCGATCATCGAGACGCTCCACTCGACGAAGCAGAACGTGTTGATCCAGAAGTTCATCTCCGAGAGTCGGGGTCGCGACATCCGTGCTCTGGTCGTCGGCGATCGCGTCGTGGCAGCCATGCGGCGCTCCGCGGCGGGTGACGAGTTCCGCTCCAACGTGCACCGTGGCGGCTCGGTCGACGCGGTCGAGCTCGATCCGGTATATGAACGAGCGGCCGTGCGCTCCGCGCAGATCATGGGCCTGCGGGTGGCCGGCGTCGACATGCTGGAGGGGGAGGACGGACCGCTGGTGATGGAGGTCAACTCCTCGCCGGGGCTGCAGGGCATCGAGACCGCGACCAAGCTCGACGTCGCGGGCGCGATCATCGATTACATAGCCGGACAGGTCGCCTTCCCGGAGATCGACGTGCGACAGCGTCTGACGGTGTCCACCGGCTACGGCGTGGCTGAGCTCATGGTCCACGGTGCGGTCGACCTGGTGGGCAAGACGCTGGGCGAGGCGGGCCTCTGGGAGCGCGACATCACGGTGCTCACGCTGCACCGCGGCGTGAGCGTCATCCCGAACCCGCGCAAGCACGTCGTGCTCGAGGCCGAGGACCGGCTGTTCTGCTTCGGCAAGCTCGACGAGATGCGCTCGATGGTTCCGGAGCGGCGTCGTCGCCGTGCCAAGGTGCGACGACTTCCTCGGCAGCCGCTTTCCGAGTGA
- a CDS encoding ATP-dependent zinc protease, with protein sequence MYRVSRSTHSNTLTGWREWISLPDLGVDWLKAKIDTGARTSSLHAFDVHEFDREGEDWVRFRVKPWQDSQEDAVVVETPVHDRRAVRSSSGHAQERLVVKLLIRLVDREVLAEVTLSNRDEMGFRMLIGREALRHGYIVDPARSFLGGRAPRETRRRNRGRA encoded by the coding sequence ATGTATCGAGTGAGTAGGTCTACCCATTCAAACACCCTTACGGGGTGGCGCGAGTGGATCAGCCTGCCCGATCTCGGAGTGGACTGGCTCAAGGCCAAGATCGATACCGGTGCCCGCACATCGTCGCTGCACGCGTTCGACGTGCACGAGTTCGATCGGGAGGGCGAGGACTGGGTCCGCTTCCGGGTGAAGCCCTGGCAGGACAGCCAGGAGGATGCCGTCGTCGTGGAGACGCCGGTTCACGACCGGCGCGCCGTGCGCAGCTCGTCGGGCCATGCGCAGGAGCGGCTGGTGGTGAAGCTGCTCATCCGGCTGGTGGATCGGGAGGTGCTCGCCGAGGTGACGCTGAGCAATCGGGACGAGATGGGCTTCCGTATGCTGATCGGCCGCGAGGCCCTGCGCCACGGATACATCGTGGACCCCGCGCGTTCCTTCCTCGGTGGTCGGGCTCCCCGGGAGACCCGCCGCCGCAACCGCGGGCGCGCCTGA
- a CDS encoding glycosyltransferase family A protein: MTIERRVRVSVIVPVFNPGPTFDDLVGSFDRQTLSAAEFEVLLCDDGSDESTQERLAAVAQDRPNVRVLNLPHSGWPGTPRNEGIAAAAGEYIFFVDQDDYLFDAVLEKICDYADLHSSDVIVGKEVGIGRTLPRQIFRRDVPHAVLGKDPLLELLTPHKMFRTAFLREHEIRFPDGRVRLEDHLFVMRAYFLARTISIFASEPCYAWVKHPGSASAARIEPETYFPHLEAVLDLVEAHTEPGRLRDKLLRHWLRGKILKRLSGRQMARYPAAYRDRLLDVVRPLVAARFGSGVDDGLTFPNRIRVALLRADRRAELLRLAEFEAGLECEAVVTSASWTRGGGLALAVDVRITSGGADAFVAEESVPGSGRVAWVPAVDLGDLPRTLFEENRDVRRDHIDLFAGSESGGAQRRLLSRKPKKSGPVRVAVDPLRVFEPTDSSRHARLSVKIRRGGWTFEVPLTADPALLAGAGASPLLAGRTTILAVTDGGAVDLVREWPGGALKDFVGRAVRRIRALRKK; this comes from the coding sequence GTGACGATTGAGAGAAGAGTTCGCGTCAGCGTGATCGTGCCGGTGTTCAACCCCGGACCGACCTTCGACGACCTGGTGGGGTCCTTCGACCGGCAGACCCTGTCGGCCGCCGAATTCGAGGTGCTGCTCTGCGACGACGGGTCCGACGAGTCGACGCAGGAGCGTCTCGCGGCGGTGGCGCAGGACCGTCCGAACGTGCGGGTGCTGAACCTCCCGCACAGCGGCTGGCCGGGCACGCCACGCAACGAGGGGATCGCGGCGGCGGCGGGGGAGTACATCTTCTTCGTCGATCAGGACGACTATCTGTTCGATGCCGTGCTGGAGAAGATCTGCGACTACGCCGACCTGCACTCGTCCGACGTCATCGTCGGCAAGGAGGTCGGCATCGGTCGCACTCTTCCGCGTCAGATCTTCCGGCGCGACGTGCCGCACGCGGTGCTCGGCAAGGATCCGCTCCTCGAACTGCTCACTCCTCACAAGATGTTCCGCACCGCTTTCCTGCGGGAGCATGAGATCCGCTTCCCGGATGGCCGTGTGCGGCTGGAGGACCACCTCTTCGTGATGCGGGCCTACTTCCTGGCCCGGACCATCTCGATCTTCGCCAGCGAACCGTGTTACGCCTGGGTCAAGCATCCGGGCAGTGCGAGCGCGGCGCGGATCGAACCCGAGACGTACTTCCCCCACCTGGAGGCCGTGCTCGACCTGGTGGAGGCGCACACCGAGCCCGGGCGGCTGCGCGACAAGCTCCTGCGGCACTGGCTGCGAGGAAAGATCCTCAAGCGGCTGTCGGGGCGACAGATGGCGCGATACCCCGCGGCGTATCGCGATCGTCTGCTCGATGTCGTCAGACCCCTCGTCGCAGCGAGGTTCGGATCCGGGGTCGACGACGGACTCACCTTCCCGAATCGGATCCGTGTCGCCCTCCTGCGGGCCGACCGACGTGCGGAGCTCCTCCGCCTCGCCGAGTTCGAGGCCGGGCTCGAGTGCGAGGCCGTCGTCACTTCGGCGAGCTGGACGCGCGGGGGCGGTCTCGCACTCGCGGTCGACGTTCGGATCACCTCGGGTGGTGCGGATGCCTTCGTCGCCGAGGAGTCCGTTCCGGGCTCGGGGCGCGTCGCCTGGGTGCCGGCCGTAGATCTCGGCGACCTGCCGCGCACGCTGTTCGAAGAGAATCGCGACGTCCGCCGCGACCACATCGACCTCTTCGCCGGATCGGAGAGCGGCGGCGCGCAGCGGCGTCTGCTCAGCCGGAAGCCGAAGAAGAGCGGTCCGGTCCGCGTGGCGGTCGATCCGCTGCGGGTCTTCGAACCGACGGACAGTTCGCGTCATGCTCGCTTGAGCGTGAAGATCCGTCGGGGCGGATGGACCTTCGAGGTTCCGCTGACGGCCGATCCCGCCCTGCTCGCGGGTGCCGGGGCGTCACCGCTGCTGGCCGGTCGCACCACCATTCTCGCCGTGACCGACGGCGGCGCGGTCGACCTCGTCCGCGAGTGGCCGGGAGGCGCCCTGAAAGACTTCGTAGGCCGCGCCGTGCGTCGCATCCGGGCGCTGCGCAAGAAATGA
- a CDS encoding RDD family protein, which produces MTDAVNAYPGERLGLPEAGPGSVGRPGRRIAALAIDWAAAVILSIAFFQYDAIATTVIFVVVQILFIPTAGGSPGHRILGMRVVRLDGAWVGLWRPIVRTLLLAVVIPAVIWDADQRGVHDKAAGTLLIRA; this is translated from the coding sequence GTGACGGATGCTGTGAACGCGTACCCCGGCGAGCGACTCGGACTGCCGGAAGCGGGTCCCGGAAGCGTGGGACGCCCGGGACGGCGCATCGCGGCGCTGGCGATCGACTGGGCAGCCGCGGTGATCCTCTCCATCGCCTTCTTCCAGTACGACGCGATCGCGACGACCGTGATCTTCGTCGTGGTGCAGATCCTGTTCATCCCGACCGCGGGCGGAAGCCCAGGCCACCGCATCCTCGGAATGCGAGTCGTCCGGCTCGACGGCGCATGGGTCGGGCTCTGGCGGCCGATCGTGCGCACCCTGCTGCTGGCCGTCGTCATCCCCGCGGTGATCTGGGATGCCGATCAGCGCGGTGTCCACGACAAGGCCGCCGGCACTCTCCTGATCCGCGCCTGA
- a CDS encoding Type 1 glutamine amidotransferase-like domain-containing protein — protein MKLLLTSGGVTNPSIHRALRETLGKPIEEATALIIPTAQWGHPMCSPQSAWMSTAGRWPERQDLVELGWKSVGLLELTALPSIDPDRWKPWVREADVLLVEGGDAMYLAFWMRESGLVELLPELTETVWVGISAGSMVMTPRVGDLFVEWNPAGGDEGLGLVDFSLFPHLDYPGWSENTSESAREWAEEIGGPAYAIDDQTAIAVVDGDVRIVSEGKWLPFGLAVDRDR, from the coding sequence ATGAAACTACTGTTGACCTCCGGTGGCGTCACCAACCCGTCCATCCATCGTGCCTTGCGGGAGACGCTGGGCAAGCCGATCGAGGAAGCCACCGCGCTCATCATCCCGACCGCGCAGTGGGGGCATCCGATGTGCTCCCCACAGTCGGCGTGGATGTCCACGGCCGGCCGCTGGCCCGAACGACAGGATCTCGTCGAGCTCGGGTGGAAGTCGGTCGGCCTCCTCGAGCTCACGGCGCTGCCGAGCATCGACCCGGATCGGTGGAAGCCGTGGGTGCGCGAGGCGGACGTGCTCCTCGTGGAGGGCGGGGATGCGATGTACCTCGCTTTCTGGATGCGGGAGTCAGGCCTCGTGGAGCTGCTGCCGGAGTTGACCGAGACCGTGTGGGTCGGCATCAGCGCGGGGAGCATGGTCATGACACCGCGGGTCGGCGATCTCTTCGTGGAGTGGAACCCCGCGGGCGGCGACGAGGGACTGGGGCTGGTCGACTTCTCGCTCTTCCCGCACCTGGACTACCCCGGCTGGTCGGAGAACACCTCCGAGAGCGCTCGGGAGTGGGCCGAGGAAATCGGTGGCCCCGCCTATGCGATCGACGATCAGACGGCAATCGCGGTGGTCGACGGCGATGTGCGAATCGTCTCCGAGGGCAAGTGGCTGCCGTTCGGCCTCGCGGTCGACCGAGACCGCTGA
- a CDS encoding AI-2E family transporter, translating into MRRKTVHTKAAQQGSTTTLTEAQPSNAVAAYARTNPFTFGLLGALGVLVALMIGGIVDQLATVLVYIGVAVFLALGLDPIVTFIERKLPRAAAVAIVVAGVVLAFAGIILAIVPLLVEQISNLIKDGPGMVEDFMNSAWFKDVSGQFGSTIEDAVQGVLDFFKDPDNYADIGGGVFAVGAGIAGGFTGITIVLILTLYFMGSLRSMKRTAARFVPAYQRATFTDLLEDVSGAVGRYVIGQASLALINGILSLIFLSIIGAPVPALLALIAFIGSMIPLVGTLTASIINSLICLFVSPVTALIAIGYYLVYMQIEAYVLSPRIMSRAVAVPGALVVIAAVAGGALGGILGALVAIPVAASIIIIVQKVLFPAQDRKTVPPVVTTR; encoded by the coding sequence ATGCGCCGCAAGACCGTGCACACGAAGGCTGCGCAGCAGGGTTCGACGACCACTCTCACCGAAGCGCAGCCGTCGAACGCGGTCGCCGCCTACGCCAGGACGAACCCGTTCACCTTCGGCCTCCTCGGCGCACTCGGCGTCCTGGTCGCCTTGATGATCGGCGGCATCGTCGATCAGCTCGCCACGGTGCTGGTGTACATCGGCGTGGCTGTCTTCCTCGCGCTCGGACTGGATCCGATCGTCACCTTCATCGAGCGCAAGCTCCCCCGCGCAGCTGCCGTCGCGATCGTCGTGGCGGGCGTGGTTCTCGCGTTCGCCGGCATCATCCTGGCCATCGTCCCCCTCCTCGTCGAACAGATCAGCAACCTGATCAAGGACGGGCCGGGGATGGTCGAGGACTTCATGAACAGCGCGTGGTTCAAGGACGTCAGCGGTCAGTTCGGCTCCACCATCGAGGATGCCGTCCAGGGCGTGCTGGACTTCTTCAAGGACCCGGACAACTACGCCGACATCGGCGGCGGGGTCTTCGCCGTCGGCGCGGGCATCGCGGGCGGGTTCACAGGGATCACCATCGTCCTGATCCTCACCCTCTACTTCATGGGTTCGCTGCGCAGCATGAAGCGCACCGCCGCACGGTTCGTTCCCGCCTACCAGCGCGCGACCTTCACCGACCTCCTCGAGGACGTCTCCGGAGCCGTCGGCCGCTACGTGATCGGACAGGCGAGCCTGGCGCTGATCAACGGCATCCTGAGTCTCATCTTCCTGAGCATCATCGGAGCCCCGGTGCCCGCTCTCCTCGCCCTGATCGCGTTCATCGGATCGATGATCCCCCTGGTCGGAACACTCACCGCCTCGATCATCAACTCCCTGATCTGCCTGTTCGTGTCCCCCGTGACTGCGCTCATCGCGATCGGCTACTACCTCGTCTACATGCAGATCGAGGCGTACGTGCTCTCGCCGCGCATCATGAGCAGGGCCGTGGCGGTGCCCGGCGCCCTCGTCGTGATCGCGGCGGTCGCCGGAGGCGCGCTGGGCGGCATCCTGGGCGCGCTCGTTGCCATCCCCGTGGCGGCGAGCATCATCATCATCGTGCAGAAGGTGCTCTTCCCCGCGCAGGACCGTAAGACGGTCCCTCCGGTCGTCACGACTCGCTGA
- a CDS encoding DUF4191 family protein, with the protein MAKRAPEPEKRPGFFSQIKSLFKFTREAYPWLPWIQIAILIGGILLGLVAGYLIPPFQIWTLILWGITGLMLGVLGALFLMTRMSTSAMYTKIDGMPGATGHVLSTSLGRSWQASETPVGINPKTQEAVYRTVGRGGIVVVGEGARGRLTRLVNEERSKAQRVAHGVPVTVFYVGHGDDEVAIADLAKTIKKLPKAIDKTTMAAVIRRIDSVSQSLSSLPIPKGIDPTKVRAQRPR; encoded by the coding sequence ATGGCCAAGCGTGCTCCCGAACCCGAAAAGCGTCCTGGGTTCTTCTCCCAGATCAAGTCCCTCTTCAAGTTCACGCGTGAGGCCTACCCCTGGCTCCCCTGGATCCAGATCGCGATCCTGATCGGCGGCATCCTCCTCGGCCTGGTCGCGGGCTACCTGATCCCCCCGTTCCAGATCTGGACGCTCATCCTCTGGGGCATCACCGGCCTCATGCTCGGTGTGCTCGGCGCGCTGTTCCTGATGACGCGGATGTCGACCTCCGCGATGTACACCAAGATCGACGGGATGCCCGGCGCCACCGGTCACGTGCTCAGCACCAGCCTCGGCCGCAGCTGGCAGGCATCCGAGACCCCGGTGGGCATCAACCCGAAGACGCAGGAAGCCGTGTACCGCACGGTCGGCCGCGGCGGCATCGTGGTCGTCGGTGAGGGGGCGCGCGGTCGCCTCACCCGCCTCGTCAACGAGGAGCGGAGCAAGGCTCAGCGCGTCGCCCACGGCGTGCCCGTCACGGTGTTCTACGTCGGACACGGTGACGACGAGGTGGCCATCGCCGACCTCGCCAAGACCATCAAGAAGCTGCCGAAGGCGATCGACAAGACCACGATGGCTGCGGTCATCCGCCGCATCGACTCCGTCTCGCAGTCGCTGTCGTCGCTGCCGATCCCGAAGGGCATCGACCCGACGAAGGTCCGTGCTCAGCGTCCGCGCTGA